From Hymenobacter sedentarius, a single genomic window includes:
- a CDS encoding methyltransferase domain-containing protein produces the protein MSDTHAQVQDYYGTQLQTSQDLLTNACCTDDIPLAHRRILAQLAPEVLDKYYGCGVCVPDAIEGLTVLDLGSGSGRDAFLLSKLVGENGRVIGVDMTEEQLDVARRHVAFHTEKFGYTQPNVEFRHGYIEDLLAAGLPDNSVDLVVSNCVLNLSTDKEATYREIFRVLKPGGELFIADVFADRRVPEALRQDPILYGECLSGALYTEDFRRLLLSLGVHDYRLFSSRRLTINNPEIEAKVGNIGFYSFTVRAFKLDLEDRCEDHGQVATYLGTVPGQPTQFVLDDHHTFETGRPMLVCGNTAAMVSDTRYAPYFQVVGDKSRHFGLFDCGPTPATAKASGETLGGSCC, from the coding sequence ATGTCCGATACCCACGCCCAGGTTCAAGATTATTACGGCACCCAACTGCAAACCAGCCAGGACCTGCTCACCAACGCCTGCTGCACCGACGATATTCCGCTAGCCCACCGACGCATTCTGGCCCAACTCGCGCCCGAAGTGCTGGATAAATACTACGGCTGTGGCGTGTGCGTGCCCGATGCCATCGAGGGCCTCACGGTGCTGGATTTGGGCAGCGGCTCGGGCCGCGACGCCTTTTTGCTCTCCAAGCTGGTGGGCGAAAACGGCCGCGTTATCGGCGTCGACATGACTGAGGAGCAGCTCGACGTAGCCCGCCGCCACGTGGCGTTTCACACCGAAAAGTTCGGCTACACCCAGCCCAACGTGGAGTTCCGCCACGGCTACATTGAAGATTTGCTCGCCGCCGGCCTGCCCGATAATAGCGTGGACCTGGTGGTGAGCAACTGCGTGCTCAACCTCAGTACCGACAAAGAGGCCACGTATCGCGAGATTTTCCGGGTGCTCAAGCCCGGCGGGGAGCTGTTCATCGCGGACGTTTTTGCCGACCGCCGCGTGCCCGAAGCCCTCCGGCAGGACCCAATCCTTTACGGCGAGTGCCTGAGCGGCGCCCTGTACACCGAAGATTTCCGGCGCCTGCTCCTGAGCCTGGGCGTGCACGACTACCGCCTGTTTTCGAGCCGCCGCCTCACCATCAACAACCCCGAAATCGAAGCCAAAGTTGGTAACATCGGCTTCTATTCCTTTACGGTGCGCGCCTTCAAGCTCGACCTGGAAGACCGCTGCGAAGACCACGGCCAGGTAGCCACCTACCTCGGCACCGTGCCCGGCCAGCCCACCCAGTTTGTGCTCGACGACCACCACACCTTCGAGACCGGCCGGCCCATGCTGGTGTGCGGCAACACCGCCGCCATGGTCAGCGACACCCGCTACGCGCCGTATTTTCAAGTGGTAGGCGACAAAAGCCGGCATTTTGGCTTGTTCGACTGCGGCCCTACACCGGCCACGGCCAAGGCCTCGGGAGAAACATTAGGCGGCAGCTGCTGCTAG
- the pseI gene encoding pseudaminic acid synthase, producing MTEITIGGRPVGPAHKPFIIAEMSGNHNQSLKRALALVDAAAAAGVDALKLQTYTADTITMDTGFAIDEEGQSLWEGKNLYKLYEEAHTPWEWHAELFARARQHGMLAFSSPFDETAVDFLETLDVPAYKIASFENAHWPLLRKVAATGKPVIVSTGAATLAEIDDAVRVLREAGCRELVLLKCTSTYPASPANTNLRTIPVLAETFGCPIGLSDHTMGVGASVAAVALGACVIEKHFTLSRAEGGVDSAFSLEPHELKMLVEETERAHQALGTVQLCIQTGEEKSRLYKRSIYVAQPIAAGEEFTTKNLKIIRPGDGLWPRHWDVVLGRKATRDLKPGTPLTWEAL from the coding sequence ATGACCGAAATTACCATCGGTGGCCGTCCGGTTGGCCCCGCTCACAAGCCGTTTATCATCGCCGAAATGTCGGGCAACCACAACCAGAGCCTGAAGCGCGCTTTGGCCCTGGTCGATGCTGCTGCCGCTGCCGGCGTTGATGCCCTCAAGCTGCAGACCTATACCGCCGATACCATTACCATGGACACGGGCTTTGCCATCGACGAAGAAGGCCAGTCGCTGTGGGAGGGCAAGAATTTGTACAAGCTCTACGAAGAGGCGCACACGCCCTGGGAGTGGCACGCCGAGCTGTTTGCCCGGGCCCGGCAGCACGGCATGCTGGCCTTCAGCTCGCCGTTTGATGAGACGGCGGTAGACTTTCTGGAGACGCTGGACGTGCCGGCCTACAAAATTGCCTCGTTTGAAAATGCCCACTGGCCGCTGCTGCGCAAGGTGGCCGCCACCGGCAAGCCCGTGATTGTGAGCACCGGGGCCGCCACCCTGGCCGAAATCGACGACGCCGTGCGGGTGCTGCGCGAAGCCGGCTGCCGCGAGCTGGTGCTCCTTAAGTGCACCAGCACTTACCCCGCCTCGCCGGCCAACACCAACCTGCGCACCATCCCCGTGCTGGCCGAAACCTTCGGCTGCCCCATCGGCCTGAGCGACCACACCATGGGCGTGGGCGCGAGCGTGGCGGCCGTGGCGCTGGGCGCCTGCGTCATCGAAAAGCACTTCACCCTGAGCCGGGCCGAGGGCGGCGTGGACTCCGCCTTTTCGCTGGAGCCCCACGAGCTGAAAATGCTGGTGGAAGAAACCGAGCGGGCCCACCAGGCCCTGGGCACGGTGCAGCTCTGCATCCAGACCGGCGAAGAAAAAAGCCGCCTCTACAAGCGCAGCATTTACGTGGCTCAGCCCATTGCCGCGGGCGAGGAATTCACTACGAAAAACCTGAAAATCATTCGCCCCGGCGACGGCCTCTGGCCCCGGCACTGGGACGTGGTGCTGGGCCGCAAAGCCACCCGCGACCTGAAGCCCGGCACGCCCCTGACGTGGGAGGCGCTCTAA
- a CDS encoding efflux RND transporter permease subunit produces the protein MNKFISGIVAFSLKNRFFVFFMTALLVAGGAYSYVHTPIEAFPDVTNTQMIIVSLWPGRSAEEVERFVSTPIEVAMNSVQMKSNMRSISMFGLSVLKINFEDNVEDFFARQQVNNLLQSVNLPLGCESHVQPPYGPTGEIFRYTVQSRTPRTTNELLAIQDWVVERQLKSVPGVADIAAFGGTRKIYEISVNPAMLAKYDMTPLEVYDAVQKSNLNVGGDVIEKNSQSYVVRGIGLLTKPEDIGNIIVKDQNDVPILVRNVAQVTESNAPRVGQAGLDDQSDVVEGIVIMRKGENPAEVLGRVKAKIAELNEKVLPEGVYLKTFYDRDVLMDHCTHTVIHNLIEGIVLVTVIVLLFMADWRTTLTVGIVIPLALLFAFICLRLKGMSANLLSMGAIDFGIIIDGAVVMVEGIFVVLDHKAHQVGMEKFNKLAKLGMIKKTGGELGKAIFFSKLIILTCLLPIFSFEKVEGKMFSPLAYTLGFALVGALILTLTLVPVLCSLLLNKNVKEKHNPVVNFFDRIVTGAFAFTYRHKLLSVGTALAVVALGLYSFKFLGSEFLPELNEGALWVETKLPMSSSLTETNKMAANYRRILRSFPEVTSVLSQTGRSNDGTDPSGIYYVQAQVNLKPKEEWKRNITKEQLIDEMDKKLKEYPGIVFNYSQPIIDNVEEAVAGINAALAVKIFGNDLKALDGKANEVFKVLSTVPGVKDLGILRNLGQPEMSVKLDQTRMAAYGVQTADAQTVVEMAVGGKAATQIYEGERKFDVTVRYPKQDRDTEAKIGELRVPTIRGSKVALKEIATIKTENGPAFVYHDNGQRFIAVKFSIRDRDMGSTIAEAQKKMDKAIKLDKGYRIEWAGEFENQVRATKRLTQVVPVSLVIIFILLFITFGNGKDAALVLTNVPFALIGGIAALHLTGVNFSISAGIGFIALLGICIQNGIVLITVFKENLRKKLSLAESLRLGVASRVRPVVMTALMAMIGLFPAALSTGIGSETQKPLAIVVIGGLVTATVLTLLIFPLIFAFFYREMHQDGPTPEQVEAERPVLVGA, from the coding sequence ATGAATAAATTCATTTCGGGCATTGTTGCCTTCTCGCTGAAGAATCGGTTTTTCGTCTTTTTCATGACGGCGCTGCTGGTGGCTGGGGGCGCCTACAGCTACGTGCACACGCCCATCGAGGCGTTTCCCGACGTCACGAACACGCAGATGATAATCGTGTCGCTCTGGCCCGGCCGCTCGGCCGAGGAGGTGGAGCGGTTTGTGAGCACGCCCATTGAGGTGGCCATGAACTCGGTGCAGATGAAGAGCAACATGCGCTCCATCAGCATGTTCGGTTTGTCAGTGCTCAAGATTAACTTCGAGGACAACGTGGAGGACTTCTTCGCCCGGCAGCAGGTCAACAACCTGCTGCAGAGCGTGAACCTCCCACTGGGCTGTGAGTCGCATGTGCAGCCGCCGTACGGCCCCACCGGCGAGATTTTCCGTTACACGGTGCAAAGCCGCACGCCGCGCACCACCAACGAATTGCTGGCCATTCAGGACTGGGTAGTGGAGCGGCAGCTTAAGTCGGTGCCCGGCGTGGCCGACATTGCGGCCTTCGGCGGCACCCGTAAAATCTACGAAATCAGCGTGAACCCCGCCATGCTGGCCAAGTACGACATGACCCCGCTGGAGGTGTACGATGCCGTGCAGAAGTCAAACCTGAACGTGGGCGGCGACGTGATTGAGAAGAACTCGCAGAGCTACGTGGTGCGCGGCATTGGCCTGCTAACCAAGCCCGAAGACATCGGCAACATCATCGTAAAGGACCAGAACGACGTGCCCATACTGGTGCGCAACGTGGCCCAGGTAACGGAGAGCAACGCCCCCCGCGTGGGCCAGGCCGGCCTCGACGACCAATCGGACGTGGTGGAAGGCATTGTCATCATGCGCAAAGGCGAAAACCCGGCCGAGGTGCTGGGCCGCGTCAAAGCCAAAATCGCCGAGCTCAACGAAAAAGTACTGCCCGAGGGCGTGTACCTGAAAACGTTCTACGACCGCGACGTGCTGATGGACCACTGCACGCACACCGTGATTCACAACCTGATTGAGGGCATTGTGCTCGTGACGGTGATTGTGCTGCTGTTTATGGCCGACTGGCGCACCACCCTCACAGTGGGCATTGTGATTCCGCTGGCGCTGCTGTTTGCCTTTATCTGCCTGCGGCTGAAGGGCATGAGCGCCAACCTGCTGAGCATGGGCGCCATTGATTTCGGCATTATCATCGACGGCGCCGTGGTCATGGTCGAGGGCATTTTTGTGGTGCTCGACCACAAGGCCCACCAAGTGGGCATGGAGAAGTTCAACAAGCTGGCCAAGCTGGGCATGATTAAGAAAACCGGCGGCGAGCTGGGCAAGGCCATTTTCTTCTCCAAGCTGATTATTCTGACCTGCCTGCTGCCCATCTTCTCCTTTGAGAAAGTGGAGGGCAAGATGTTCAGCCCCTTGGCCTACACGCTGGGCTTTGCGCTGGTGGGCGCCCTGATTCTGACCCTGACGCTGGTGCCGGTGCTGTGCTCGCTGCTGCTCAACAAAAACGTGAAGGAGAAGCACAACCCGGTGGTGAACTTCTTCGACCGCATCGTGACCGGCGCGTTTGCCTTCACCTACCGGCACAAGCTGCTGAGCGTGGGCACGGCGCTGGCCGTGGTGGCGCTGGGTTTGTACTCGTTCAAGTTCCTGGGCTCGGAGTTCTTGCCAGAGCTAAACGAGGGCGCGCTTTGGGTGGAAACCAAGCTGCCCATGTCGTCGTCACTCACCGAAACCAACAAGATGGCGGCCAACTACCGCCGCATCCTGCGCTCGTTTCCGGAGGTGACTTCCGTATTGAGCCAGACGGGTCGCTCCAACGACGGCACCGACCCCTCGGGCATCTACTACGTGCAGGCCCAGGTCAACCTCAAGCCCAAGGAAGAGTGGAAGCGCAACATCACGAAGGAGCAGCTGATTGACGAGATGGACAAGAAGCTGAAGGAGTACCCGGGCATTGTGTTCAACTACTCGCAGCCGATTATTGACAACGTGGAAGAAGCCGTGGCAGGCATCAACGCAGCCCTGGCCGTGAAGATTTTCGGCAACGACCTCAAAGCGCTCGATGGCAAGGCCAACGAAGTGTTTAAAGTGCTGAGCACGGTGCCGGGGGTGAAAGACCTGGGCATCCTGCGCAACCTGGGCCAGCCCGAAATGAGCGTGAAGCTCGACCAAACCCGCATGGCCGCCTACGGTGTGCAAACCGCCGACGCCCAGACCGTGGTGGAAATGGCCGTGGGCGGCAAAGCCGCCACCCAAATTTACGAAGGCGAGCGCAAGTTCGACGTGACGGTGCGCTACCCCAAGCAGGACCGCGACACCGAAGCCAAAATCGGCGAGCTGCGCGTGCCAACCATCCGCGGCAGCAAGGTGGCCCTGAAGGAAATAGCCACCATCAAAACTGAAAACGGCCCAGCCTTCGTTTACCACGACAACGGCCAGCGCTTCATCGCCGTGAAGTTCAGCATCCGGGACCGCGACATGGGCTCCACCATTGCCGAGGCCCAGAAGAAGATGGACAAGGCCATCAAGCTCGACAAAGGCTACCGCATCGAGTGGGCCGGCGAGTTTGAAAACCAGGTGCGCGCCACCAAGCGCCTCACCCAAGTGGTGCCGGTGTCATTGGTCATCATCTTCATTTTGCTGTTCATCACCTTCGGCAACGGCAAAGACGCGGCCTTGGTGCTCACCAACGTGCCGTTTGCGCTCATCGGCGGCATCGCGGCCCTGCACCTCACGGGCGTCAACTTCAGCATCTCGGCGGGCATTGGCTTCATCGCCCTGCTCGGGATATGTATTCAGAACGGCATTGTGCTGATTACGGTGTTCAAAGAGAACCTTCGCAAGAAGCTGAGCCTGGCCGAAAGCCTGCGCCTGGGGGTGGCCTCCCGCGTGCGCCCCGTGGTGATGACGGCCCTCATGGCCATGATTGGGCTGTTTCCAGCGGCACTGAGCACCGGCATCGGCTCCGAGACCCAGAAACCTTTGGCCATCGTGGTGATTGGCGGGCTGGTGACAGCTACGGTGCTCACGCTCCTGATTTTCCCGCTCATTTTCGCTTTCTTCTACCGCGAAATGCACCAGGATGGCCCCACGCCGGAGCAGGTGGAAGCGGAGCGGCCCGTGCTGGTGGGGGCGTAA
- a CDS encoding polysaccharide biosynthesis C-terminal domain-containing protein → MGIVQRQGIRNTLISYVGLAIGFANTILVLPRLLSPAQIGLVGSVLVPMATIGAQVAAFGFANAGMRYFPFFRNQGRNHAGFLPLLLGPPLIGFGVVSLLMWVGKPLLLQWYAKGDADLLAPHYLAAIGLAGCIMLGSLQDAYLRSLFHTSFSSFCQEILLRLMLVGAAVAYSQGFLTFHGFVLAYVGAYAVVALLLAAYLAAIGELHLRPTRAALRIKPLREMLGFGAFVLLSNISGTVLLNIDSLMVGTKKGFAMAGIYLIATNVSTALVLPFRALYKTAFSLIAEYWKEGDMAKMADFYRRSTRINTLLGCYLALGIGLNLNFIYGLIHRPEYAVGTTAVLLLLAGRLVDGITGVNGIIVATSPRYRFDLVFNISLAAAVVVLNWLLIPWLGLAGAALAYCIALVGINTARTWFVWRTYGMQPFDGRIARILAVAAVAGLAAWAPPELPNAWLTLLLRGSILTVVYGAGVLLTRTAPELTGLMANLKARLTR, encoded by the coding sequence TTGGGCATCGTTCAGCGCCAGGGCATCCGCAACACCCTGATTTCTTATGTGGGCCTGGCCATTGGCTTTGCCAATACCATTCTGGTGCTGCCGCGGCTGCTGTCGCCGGCCCAGATTGGTCTGGTAGGCAGCGTGCTGGTGCCCATGGCCACCATTGGGGCACAGGTGGCAGCCTTTGGCTTTGCGAATGCGGGCATGCGCTACTTCCCGTTTTTCCGCAACCAGGGGCGCAACCACGCGGGGTTTCTGCCGCTGCTGCTTGGCCCGCCGCTCATCGGCTTTGGAGTGGTGTCGCTGCTCATGTGGGTTGGCAAGCCGCTGCTGTTGCAGTGGTACGCCAAGGGCGATGCGGATTTGCTGGCGCCGCATTATCTGGCGGCCATTGGGCTGGCGGGCTGCATTATGCTGGGCTCGCTGCAGGATGCCTACCTGCGCTCGCTGTTTCACACGTCTTTTTCCTCGTTTTGCCAGGAGATTTTGCTGCGGCTCATGCTGGTGGGCGCGGCCGTGGCCTATAGCCAGGGCTTTTTGACCTTCCATGGCTTCGTACTGGCGTATGTGGGGGCGTATGCCGTGGTGGCGTTGCTGCTTGCGGCCTACCTGGCGGCCATTGGCGAGCTGCACCTGCGGCCCACGCGGGCGGCGTTGCGCATCAAGCCGCTGCGCGAGATGCTGGGCTTCGGGGCTTTTGTGCTGCTGAGCAACATTTCAGGCACGGTGCTGCTCAACATCGACAGCCTGATGGTGGGCACCAAAAAAGGCTTTGCCATGGCCGGCATCTACCTCATTGCCACCAACGTAAGCACCGCCCTGGTGCTGCCTTTCCGGGCGCTCTACAAAACGGCTTTTTCGCTTATCGCCGAGTACTGGAAGGAAGGCGACATGGCCAAGATGGCCGACTTCTACCGGCGCAGCACCCGCATCAACACGCTGCTGGGCTGCTACCTGGCCCTGGGCATTGGGCTGAACCTGAACTTCATTTACGGGTTGATTCACCGGCCGGAGTATGCGGTAGGCACCACGGCGGTGCTCCTGCTGCTGGCCGGCCGGCTTGTCGATGGCATCACGGGGGTCAACGGCATCATCGTGGCGACCTCGCCCCGCTACCGCTTCGACCTGGTTTTCAACATCTCGCTGGCTGCCGCCGTGGTGGTGCTCAACTGGCTGCTGATTCCGTGGCTGGGGCTGGCCGGCGCCGCCCTGGCCTACTGCATTGCGCTGGTCGGCATCAACACGGCGCGCACCTGGTTTGTGTGGCGCACCTACGGCATGCAGCCGTTTGATGGCCGCATTGCGCGCATTCTGGCGGTGGCCGCAGTGGCCGGCCTGGCCGCCTGGGCCCCGCCCGAACTGCCCAACGCTTGGCTCACGCTGCTGCTGCGCGGCAGCATTCTCACGGTGGTATACGGCGCGGGCGTTTTGCTGACCCGCACCGCTCCAGAGCTTACTGGCCTAATGGCCAACCTGAAAGCCCGCCTAACGCGGTAG
- a CDS encoding DUF7033 domain-containing protein — protein MPAAAPSALLPPLVATPVSAEVRLAYVLRHFELAYQRVPAVSIGYAAARPTIEVREGAGDFFSGTLPYPAPPNRREWRGQLVPFFFDAAPEAPLLELSPGRTTINADIIAAAFYLLSGWQEYFSAARDRHGRFPYAESVQQQYGFVALPVVNYYFDVLKTAIEHVTGQELKPRSWAGKAPFAAFISHDIDNLRSGWKASAKTALQRRNWATFGRKVWQHLTRPGAWDNLEAVAKATATHGAKSTFFILPNHQASADGTPNADYRLTPPLRQRFAELKKQGCELGLHGSIGTATEVRQLAKELHSLQIEPQGLRFHYLRWEPRRTPAIVDNAGFAYDSTLGFAEHFGFRNSYCHPFYPFNFETGTSHHFLQIPLQVMDATLHHPHYLQLGPEEILPALTPLFAEIERFGGVASVLWHNENFDPANQTTGPRQFHEIMQHLSQRGAVFLTGREICQQFSV, from the coding sequence ATGCCTGCCGCTGCTCCTTCTGCTTTGCTACCGCCGCTGGTAGCTACACCGGTTTCGGCCGAGGTACGGCTGGCGTATGTATTGCGGCATTTTGAGCTGGCTTACCAGCGGGTGCCCGCTGTCAGCATCGGTTACGCAGCAGCCCGGCCCACCATCGAAGTTCGGGAGGGCGCGGGCGACTTTTTCAGCGGCACGCTCCCCTACCCGGCGCCGCCCAACCGGCGCGAATGGCGGGGCCAGTTGGTGCCGTTCTTTTTTGATGCCGCCCCGGAGGCGCCGCTACTGGAGTTGAGCCCGGGTCGCACCACCATCAATGCCGATATCATAGCTGCTGCTTTTTACCTGCTGAGCGGCTGGCAGGAATACTTTTCGGCGGCGCGCGACCGGCATGGGCGGTTTCCTTATGCCGAAAGTGTGCAGCAGCAGTATGGCTTTGTGGCCTTGCCCGTGGTTAATTATTATTTCGATGTGCTGAAGACGGCCATCGAACACGTAACCGGCCAAGAGCTAAAGCCAAGAAGTTGGGCTGGAAAAGCCCCGTTCGCCGCCTTCATCAGCCACGACATCGACAACCTGCGCAGCGGCTGGAAAGCCTCCGCCAAGACTGCCTTGCAGCGGCGAAATTGGGCTACTTTCGGCCGCAAAGTCTGGCAACACCTCACCCGGCCCGGTGCCTGGGACAACCTAGAAGCCGTGGCGAAAGCAACAGCCACACACGGCGCGAAGTCTACTTTTTTCATCCTCCCGAATCACCAGGCGAGCGCCGATGGTACTCCCAATGCGGATTACCGGCTCACGCCGCCCCTACGCCAACGCTTCGCTGAGCTAAAAAAGCAGGGCTGTGAGCTGGGCCTGCACGGCAGCATTGGCACGGCAACCGAGGTGCGGCAGCTTGCGAAGGAGCTTCACTCCCTGCAAATTGAGCCACAGGGGCTGCGTTTTCATTACCTGCGCTGGGAGCCCCGGCGCACGCCCGCTATAGTCGATAACGCCGGCTTTGCCTACGATTCCACGCTGGGCTTTGCCGAGCATTTTGGCTTCCGCAATTCCTACTGCCACCCCTTCTACCCCTTCAACTTCGAAACCGGCACCAGCCACCACTTCCTGCAAATCCCGCTCCAGGTGATGGATGCAACCCTGCACCACCCCCACTACCTGCAACTGGGCCCGGAAGAAATCCTACCGGCTTTGACGCCGCTGTTTGCTGAGATTGAGCGGTTTGGCGGGGTGGCCTCGGTGCTCTGGCACAATGAGAACTTTGACCCCGCCAACCAGACCACCGGGCCCCGTCAGTTTCACGAAATCATGCAGCACCTGAGCCAGCGGGGAGCCGTCTTCCTCACGGGGCGCGAAATCTGTCAGCAATTTTCCGTTTAG